A stretch of Triticum aestivum cultivar Chinese Spring chromosome 1D, IWGSC CS RefSeq v2.1, whole genome shotgun sequence DNA encodes these proteins:
- the LOC123181197 gene encoding remorin isoform X2: MAEEAKQDVAPPAPEPTEDVADEKAAVPSPEESKALVVAENDAEKPAATGGSHERDALLTRVATEKRISLIKAWEENEKAKAENKAVKLLADITSWENSKAAELEAELKKMQEQLEKKKARCVEKLKNSAATVHKEAEEKRAAAEVRRGEEIVAAEEAAAKYRAKGEAPKKLLFGRG, encoded by the exons ATGGCGGAGGAAGCGAAGCAGGATGTGGCGCCACCCGCGCCGGAGCCGACCGAGGACGTCGCGGACGAGAAGGCGGCGGTTCCGTCGCCGGAGGAGTCTAAGGCCCTGGTTGTCGCCGAGA ATGACGCCGAGAAGCCTGCAGCTACAGGGGGCTCACACGAACGAG ATGCTCTGCTCACGAGGGTCGCGACCGAGAAGAGGATTTCGCTGATCAAGGCATGGGAGGAGAACGAGAAGGCCAAAGCCGAGAACAA GGCCGTGAAGTTGCTGGCGGACATCACCTCGTGGGAGAACTCCAAGGCCGCGGAACTGGAAGCCGAGCTCAAGAAGATGCAA GAGCAGCTGGAGAAGAAGAAGGCGCGCTGCGTGGAGAAGCTCAAGAACAGCGCCGCGACGGTGCAcaaagaggcggaggagaagcgtGCCGCGGCGGAAGTGCGGCGCGGCGAGGAGATcgtcgcggcggaggaggccgccGCCAAGTACCGCGCCAAGGGTGAGGCGCCGAAGAAGCTGCTCTTCGGCAGGGGATAG
- the LOC123181197 gene encoding remorin isoform X1: MAEEAKQDVAPPAPEPTEDVADEKAAVPSPEESKALVVAENDAEKPAATGGSHERGTGSSSSKSEINHTSEALSSWLIKKKLMCNSATSSDALLTRVATEKRISLIKAWEENEKAKAENKAVKLLADITSWENSKAAELEAELKKMQEQLEKKKARCVEKLKNSAATVHKEAEEKRAAAEVRRGEEIVAAEEAAAKYRAKGEAPKKLLFGRG; this comes from the exons ATGGCGGAGGAAGCGAAGCAGGATGTGGCGCCACCCGCGCCGGAGCCGACCGAGGACGTCGCGGACGAGAAGGCGGCGGTTCCGTCGCCGGAGGAGTCTAAGGCCCTGGTTGTCGCCGAGA ATGACGCCGAGAAGCCTGCAGCTACAGGGGGCTCACACGAACGAGGTACTGGGTCTTCCTCGTCCAAGTCGGAAATCAACCATACATCTGAGGCTCTGAGCAGTTGGTTAATTAAAAAAAAACTGATGTGCAACTCTGCCACTTCTTCAGATGCTCTGCTCACGAGGGTCGCGACCGAGAAGAGGATTTCGCTGATCAAGGCATGGGAGGAGAACGAGAAGGCCAAAGCCGAGAACAA GGCCGTGAAGTTGCTGGCGGACATCACCTCGTGGGAGAACTCCAAGGCCGCGGAACTGGAAGCCGAGCTCAAGAAGATGCAA GAGCAGCTGGAGAAGAAGAAGGCGCGCTGCGTGGAGAAGCTCAAGAACAGCGCCGCGACGGTGCAcaaagaggcggaggagaagcgtGCCGCGGCGGAAGTGCGGCGCGGCGAGGAGATcgtcgcggcggaggaggccgccGCCAAGTACCGCGCCAAGGGTGAGGCGCCGAAGAAGCTGCTCTTCGGCAGGGGATAG